The genomic DNA CCACGGATCTGATCCGGCCGCCCTCCTGGACCACGTCCATGACGAGGCTGTGGAACAGTACCCTAACACCCGCCTCGACGATCATCTCGTCGGCTACGCGCTTGAACGTTTCCGGCTCAAACGGCGTGATGGTACCCACGAAGCCGACCGGATCGGGCACATGGCCGGGCGAGCCACCCAACCGAACCAACCGGTCGACCAATTCCTGGGCTAGCCCTCCGACCACCTGCAATCCGTCGGCCGTGTGAAACGTCTGCATGGGGTTGACGAGCCCGGCGGTCAGGTTTCCTCCGAAAAACCCGTGCCGTTCGATGACAACGGTCCGGGCGCCCTCCCGAGCGGCCGCCACCGCGGCGATGAGGCCGGCCGGCCCGCCCCCGCATACGACGACGTCGGCAGCCAGCTCTCGCTTGTGGCCGATAGAAGAGCCACCAGATACGGCCGTCACCGTTCCAGGCCTCCGGATGCGCTCTTCGGAGACCGCCCCGCACGGTCGAACGCCTCGACGGTCCGGCCAACCGCTTCGGGAGACGCTTCTCCGAACACGACGATGCCGGCCATCACCGCCGAGATGCCGG from Bacillota bacterium includes the following:
- a CDS encoding FAD-dependent oxidoreductase, coding for MTAVSGGSSIGHKRELAADVVVCGGGPAGLIAAVAAAREGARTVVIERHGFFGGNLTAGLVNPMQTFHTADGLQVVGGLAQELVDRLVRLGGSPGHVPDPVGFVGTITPFEPETFKRVADEMIVEAGVRVLFHSLVMDVVQEGGRIRSVVAAHKCGYTAVSGQVFIDATGDADVAVLAGEAWEGGGRPEAGVQPMTLMFRLSGVDWEALQREVRQRPHNFFRPAAGATLVYGAVGGLSGFFAEVDAAVRQGELPPVR